A window of the Candidatus Cloacimonadota bacterium genome harbors these coding sequences:
- the flgB gene encoding flagellar basal body rod protein FlgB, giving the protein MILNSIFGNSVKILQTCLNGYKARNRAISSNIANAEVKNYRKISVGFENNLKKAINEKSSDITQTNPAHLSKNSEINEEMISVEKSKFSNVGEHKISLDEEMVNLVNNQINYQTSAKVLNKMFGILRTAIKGR; this is encoded by the coding sequence ATGATATTAAATTCGATTTTTGGAAATTCAGTTAAAATTCTGCAAACTTGTTTGAACGGCTATAAAGCCCGAAACAGAGCAATTTCTTCAAATATTGCAAATGCAGAAGTTAAAAATTATCGAAAAATCAGCGTTGGTTTCGAAAACAACTTAAAAAAGGCAATAAATGAAAAATCCTCTGATATTACTCAAACCAATCCAGCTCATCTATCAAAGAATTCTGAAATAAACGAGGAAATGATTTCAGTTGAAAAAAGCAAATTTTCAAATGTGGGAGAGCATAAAATTTCACTTGATGAAGAAATGGTCAACTTAGTAAATAATCAAATCAACTACCAGACATCCGCCAAAGTTCTCAATAAGATGTTTGGTATTCTCCGAACCGCTATTAAAGGTAGATAA
- the flgC gene encoding flagellar basal body rod protein FlgC — protein sequence MKIANLYSISSSGLAAQRKRIDAIVQNIANANSKGYKYKKVVMENVPFSKTLNSYMEKKGKLSLTNSNHIQNTGSTKINSVNVNQVKAKIVEVANRTKIVYDKNHPDADENGYVELPDINIVSEMANLLVASRAYEANLAALNAAKEMDKEALKI from the coding sequence ATGAAAATTGCAAATTTATACAGCATCAGTTCATCCGGCTTAGCAGCTCAAAGAAAACGAATTGATGCGATCGTGCAAAATATTGCCAATGCAAACTCCAAAGGATATAAGTATAAAAAAGTGGTTATGGAAAATGTCCCTTTTTCTAAAACCCTAAATTCCTATATGGAAAAAAAGGGGAAACTTTCTTTAACAAATTCAAATCATATTCAAAATACAGGTTCAACAAAGATTAATTCGGTCAACGTGAATCAAGTAAAAGCAAAAATAGTAGAAGTTGCAAATAGAACAAAAATTGTTTATGATAAGAATCACCCTGACGCAGATGAAAACGGTTATGTGGAACTGCCGGATATAAATATTGTAAGTGAAATGGCAAATCTCTTGGTAGCCTCAAGAGCCTACGAAGCAAATTTGGCTGCCTTAAACGCAGCTAAAGAAATGGATAAAGAAGCACTTAAGATTTAG
- the fliE gene encoding flagellar hook-basal body complex protein FliE, with protein MNINGISGINQKGIKPIQSIAGKKNTSFLQIIKNQLEDVNKMQLDANQKINEFATGDVKNVHDVMIAMEKADISFNLMVEIRNKLVESYKEIMRMQV; from the coding sequence ATGAATATTAACGGAATTAGCGGTATCAATCAAAAAGGAATCAAACCTATCCAATCAATTGCGGGAAAAAAAAATACGTCTTTTTTACAAATAATTAAAAATCAATTGGAAGATGTGAATAAAATGCAGCTCGACGCAAACCAGAAAATCAATGAGTTTGCTACCGGTGATGTCAAAAACGTTCATGACGTGATGATTGCAATGGAAAAAGCCGACATTAGTTTTAATTTGATGGTAGAGATTCGTAACAAACTGGTTGAATCGTATAAAGAAATAATGCGAATGCAGGTTTAA